The Equus quagga isolate Etosha38 chromosome 2, UCLA_HA_Equagga_1.0, whole genome shotgun sequence genome has a window encoding:
- the TECTB gene encoding beta-tectorin, with the protein MVTRAFVLLAVFAEASARTCTPNKADVILVFCYPKTIITKIPECPYGWEVHQLALGGVCYNGVHEGGYYQFVIPDLSPKNKSYCGTQSEYKPPIYHFYSHIVSNDSTVIVKNQPVNYSFSCTYHSTYLVNQAAFDQRVATVHVKNGSMGTFESQLSLNFYTNAKFSIKKEAPFVLETSEIGSDLFAGVEAKGLSIRFKVVLNSCWATPSADFMYPLQWQLINKGCPTDETVIVYENGKEHRATFQFNAFRFQNIPKLSKVWLHCETFICDSEKLSCPVTCDKRKRLLRDQTGGVLVVELSLHSRGLSSLYSFSDVLYHLIVMLGICAVL; encoded by the exons ATGGTGACGAGGGCCTTTGTCCTGTTGGCCGTCTTTGCGGAAGCCTCGGCAAGAACATGCACTCCAAATAAAGCAG ATGTCATTCTTGTGTTTTGTTATCCCAAAACCATCATCACCAAAATCCCTGAGTGTCCCTACGGATGGGAAGTGCATCAGCTGGCGCTCGGAGGAGTGTGTTACAACGGGGTTCATGAAGGAGGTTACTACCAATTTGTAATCCCAGATTTGTCGCCTAAAAACAAGTCCTATTGTGGAACCCAGTCTGAG taCAAGCCCCCCATCTACCACTTCTACAGCCACATTGTTTCCAATGACAGCACAGTGATTGTAAAGAACCAGCCTGTGAACTACTCTTTCTCCTGCACCTACCACTCCACCTATTTGGTGAACCAGGCTGCCTTTGACCAGAG AGTGGCCACTGTTCACGTGAAGAATGGGAGCATGGGCACATTTGAAAGCCAATTGTCTCTCAACTTCTACACT AATGCCAAGTTCTCCATCAAGAAAGAAGCCCCTTTTGTCTTGGAGACATCTGAAATTGGTTCAGATCTGTTTGCAGGGGTAGAAGCCAAAGGGTTAAGCATTAG GTTTAAAGTGGTTTTGAACAGCTGTTGGGCCACACCCTCAGCTGATTTCATGTATCCCTTGCAGTGGCAGCTGATCAACAAGGG ctgccccaCGGATGAAACAGTCATCGTGTATGAGAATGGGAAAGAGCACAGGGCGACCTTCCAATTCAATGCCTTCCGGTTCCAGAACATCCCCAAACTCTCCAAGGTTTGGTTACACTGCGAGACGTTCATCTGTGACAGTGAGAAGCTGTCCTGTCCAGTG ACTTGCGACAAACGGAAGCGTCTCCTCCGAGATCAGACAGGGGGCGTCCTGGTCGTGGAGCTCTCCCTCCATA GCAGGGGACTCTCAAGTCTCTATAGCTTCTCAG ATGTTCTCTACCACCTCATCGTGATGCTGGGGATTTGTGCTGTGTTATAG